A genome region from Meleagris gallopavo isolate NT-WF06-2002-E0010 breed Aviagen turkey brand Nicholas breeding stock chromosome 7, Turkey_5.1, whole genome shotgun sequence includes the following:
- the MTX2 gene encoding metaxin-2 isoform X2 — MCNLPVRVVCRANAEYMSPSGKVPFIHVGNQVVSELGPIVQFVKAKLYLQWCDDVTVEEITHPRYGSPYPWPLNRILSYQKQWEIRRKMKAIGWAGKSLEQVLEDVDQCCQALSQRLGTQPYFFNKQPTELDALVFGHLFTILTTQLITDELSEKVKNYGNLTAFCRRIEQQYFEGHDKDSSATASARCAKRSLLR, encoded by the exons ATGTGCAATCTGCCGGTTCGGGTGGTTTGCAGGGCCAATGCTGAGTACATGTCCCCATCTG GCAAAGTGCCCTTTATTCATGTGGGAAACCAAGTAGTATCTGAACTCGGACCCATAGTCCAGTTTGTGAAAGCCAAG CTCTATCTGCAGTGGTGTGATGATGTTACAGTAGAGGAG ATTACTCACCCAAGGTATGGCTCTCCTTACCCCTGGCCTCTTAACCGCATTCTGTCCTATCAGAAGCAATGGGAGATAAGGAGAAAGATGAAGGCCATTGGGTGGGCTGGCAAGTCACTTGAACAG GTGCTTGAAGATGTAGACCAGTGTTGTCAGGCTCTCTCCCAGAGATTAGGAACACAACCATATTTCTTCAATAAGCA aCCAACTGAATTAGATGCTCTGGTATTCGGACATCTGTTTACAATCCTTACTACTCAACTAATCACTGATGAACTctctgaaaaagtgaaaaactatGGTAACCTCACAGCCTTTTGTAGGCGAATAGAGCAGCAGTACTTCGAAGGTCACGACAAAGATAGCTCTGCAACTGCTTCAGCCAGATGTGCTAAAAGGTCCTTACTGAGATAA
- the MTX2 gene encoding metaxin-2 isoform X1, with protein MCNLPVRVVCRANAEYMSPSGKVPFIHVGNQVVSELGPIVQFVKAKGHSLSDGLDEVQKAEMKAYMELVNNMLLTAELYLQWCDDVTVEEITHPRYGSPYPWPLNRILSYQKQWEIRRKMKAIGWAGKSLEQVLEDVDQCCQALSQRLGTQPYFFNKQPTELDALVFGHLFTILTTQLITDELSEKVKNYGNLTAFCRRIEQQYFEGHDKDSSATASARCAKRSLLR; from the exons ATGTGCAATCTGCCGGTTCGGGTGGTTTGCAGGGCCAATGCTGAGTACATGTCCCCATCTG GCAAAGTGCCCTTTATTCATGTGGGAAACCAAGTAGTATCTGAACTCGGACCCATAGTCCAGTTTGTGAAAGCCAAG GGCCATTCTCTCAGCGATGGGTTGGATGAAGTCCAAAAAGCTGAGATGAAAGCCTACATGGAATTAGTCAATAATATGCTCCTGACAGCAGAG CTCTATCTGCAGTGGTGTGATGATGTTACAGTAGAGGAG ATTACTCACCCAAGGTATGGCTCTCCTTACCCCTGGCCTCTTAACCGCATTCTGTCCTATCAGAAGCAATGGGAGATAAGGAGAAAGATGAAGGCCATTGGGTGGGCTGGCAAGTCACTTGAACAG GTGCTTGAAGATGTAGACCAGTGTTGTCAGGCTCTCTCCCAGAGATTAGGAACACAACCATATTTCTTCAATAAGCA aCCAACTGAATTAGATGCTCTGGTATTCGGACATCTGTTTACAATCCTTACTACTCAACTAATCACTGATGAACTctctgaaaaagtgaaaaactatGGTAACCTCACAGCCTTTTGTAGGCGAATAGAGCAGCAGTACTTCGAAGGTCACGACAAAGATAGCTCTGCAACTGCTTCAGCCAGATGTGCTAAAAGGTCCTTACTGAGATAA